One window from the genome of Epinephelus moara isolate mb chromosome 5, YSFRI_EMoa_1.0, whole genome shotgun sequence encodes:
- the odam gene encoding uncharacterized protein odam: MKLQTALLLVCLFKTSFALPVQIGIIASNSNELLRLNGLTFATLGQTQASSLIPQYVLQQQQPEVLLTPQVVNLNPQVTGPFSPQGPQLFLPNQGNQLTPVILPNGQQEQLGPPQDPNNPTIPQQAQNPVQMFPNFQYPSYGYPQFPRQQGFPYFLPPYGYPQQRNTAVLQPNNSQQKLERTTQRPQLPLQQASQPKVQTERKETTTIPPDPRGDTSGPGVDEGRSNFPFLFEP; this comes from the exons ATGAAGCTGCAGACTGCCCTTCTGTTGGTCTGTCTATTCAAGACAAGCTTTGCTCTTCCA gtaCAGATTGGAATCATCGCAAGCAACAGCAATGAG CTCCTACGACTGAATGGACTAACTTTTGCAACACTTGGACAAACACAG GCGTCTTCACTAATACCCCAGTatgtgctgcagcagcagcagcccgaGGTGCTGCTCACCCCACAGGTGGTGAACTTGAACCCGCAAGTGACCGGTCCCTTCAGTCCCCAGGGGCCTCAGCTGTTTCTCCCCAACCAGGGCAACCAGCTAACGCCTGTGATCCTCCCCAACGGCCAGCAAGAGCAGCTTGGACCTCCACAGGATCCCAACAATCCTACTATCCCTCAGCAGGCCCAAAACCCTGTTCAG atgtttcCAAATTTCCAGTATCCATCTTATGGATATCCTCAATTTcccagacagcag GGCTTCCCTTACTTTTTGCCTCCTTACGGCTACCCCCAGCAGAGGAACACTGCCGTGCTGCAGCCGAACAACAGTCAGCAAAAGCTGGAGAGAACCACACAGAGACCACAGCTCCCTCTGCAG CAAGCCTCCCAGCCTAAGGTACAGACAGAAAGA AAAGAGACGACCACAATTCCTCCTGATCCTCGTGGCGACACATCCGGCCCAGGAGTTGATGAG GGTCGCTCCAACTTCCCCTTCCTGTTTGAGCCTTAG